Part of the Periophthalmus magnuspinnatus isolate fPerMag1 chromosome 23, fPerMag1.2.pri, whole genome shotgun sequence genome, TTCTagtcacctccacctcctcttcagaTGTGTCTGGCatcaattttgtttaatttgggATGAAAATGCAGAGGGCATGCTTTTCCTCCTACCTTCCTTCTGTCCCTTCACTACACTTTGCACTCTCAGAATGCCAGAAAATAAGACtataataaataagaaaaactgcAACAATTTGAGCAGACTGATTTAAGGGTCTATCTAAAATGCAACCAAACAGAAAAAGACACCTATGCACTAAAATCAGTAGGAGTTACTGACCCAGATTCTTGCATTTTACAAATGGAAATGGCACATCTAATATTGGCTCCTCGATCTGGATCACAAGGTTAAGTTTTCCACTCTAACTGTGATAGCTATTTGAACACACCAACTCACTAGGGtatagaataaataaagaacaaaGTACATCTTTCTGTCAAATGAACAACCAACATATTTTAGGTTGGAAAAGAGGAAACTCAATAACATGAAAGCAAAAATACACcacagtttgttttcattttagcaATACATGTCATAGGTAACTTGTAGCTTAAAATGTGCCATGATTTACTTACAATGAATTTTGTAGTCCTTGTACTGCCTGTCCTCAATGGCAACCACGTATAGTGCTGCTCTGTCTGGGAACATTAGACCTCCGGGTTTCTGAATGACAGAAAGTTGAATTTAGAATTAAAGTATGTTTACCACTTTGGTGATTGGTTATaattatgtatttcaataacaTGCAATATGTGAAGATAATTTAACTCTCAAAATCGCTCTCTAGGTCTTAGGAGCTTGCACATACCAGCCACTTGTCCCTGGCAAAGATGACAGTGTTAAGCATAGACTCATAGAAGAGGCAGTAGCCCATCCATTCTGAGATGATAATGTCCACTTTATCTACAGgcagctccacctcctccaccttccCCTTGAAGATAGTGATGACTGTAACACACCAAACAGATCACATGGTTTATATAGTTAACTTATCAACAACACAATTCTGTGTGGTGTTCAACAAACACGCCTACAGTATATTCTTTCACATGTGACATTTAAGGAGACTTTACAAAAGCACCCGTAGAGGGTATTCTGATTGATGGCACAGATTACGATTATTTGACATCAAAGGTGAGCTGCCAGTTCACTGGCTGAGCTGTGACTAATGTGGTTGAGTGTGACGGTAATGATGTGAATATGTAGAtttctctactctctcttttctctactATTTCTGATGGCATTGGAATCTACCTTTACTTACCATTGTGCAAGTGATTTGACTTTATAATCTTCTCTGAATATTCTGATATACTCGAACATTCGATCTGCAAAGAAGACAGGTGTGTTATTTTAAGTAcattcaaattatattaaaactgAAATACATATCTATACTACATTTTTGGTGTTCCTGTATATTCATGTCCTGTTCTTGATATTTCATTTTGGAGAGTAGGGCTACATGATCCATACTAAGTGTGATACAGACAGTGAATCACACACACTGCTCATGTCGAGCTCATGAGTAAGACATGTCGCCCTTTTCCAAGGGGACCCAGATGTCCCCTGTATGTGGGCAACATTAACCTTTCTCACACAGGATGAAGGAATGTGAAAGGATTTATGTGCATGTGAGGGAGTTTGTTCattgatttatgtttatgtacCAGTACATCTTACCCCATAGACATGTTTAGCACCAGCATTAGCAGCAAACATAGACAGGATCCCAGTGCCACTGCCCACATCCAAGACAATCTTATCCTTAAACACGTGTTTGTTGTGGTACATGGCATTTCTGTATGTGAGTGTCCGCACTTCATCCTTCAGCATTTCCTGTGTATAGGGAAAATATGTTACTACTGTTTGTGTAacaagttatatttttataaagataTTTGGGACTAATCCCATTGTTATCCGTTGAGACATTTCACAGATCACTCCCTCCTTGTTTCCTTCCAGTCTTTTAATGAGGACACACCTCAAGTAGACAAAACCTGACCCAAATACTAATTATGGACACTAGTTTCAAAAGATCTGACACCAACCATTTAGTAGATCAAGGTTATTGTATGTAGTCATGAATCAATTGTTCTTATTGCTACTACGTTTCCATTAGTTTGATTATTAAATGTATAAAGAATTTACAGTTGGCAGTGAGTACTCAGCATATTAAGTATATATAACATTATTTTACTGGCTttattgaagaaaaaacaaaaacaaggttAGGCTTATGCTGACATACTGTGTATAATGCCATTCAGTGGTGTGCTGTAAATCTTACCTCATGGATGCCAAAATGGGCATAGGAATCAAAGTAGTAGTCTCGTGATGTCATTTCCTCTGGACTGATGAATTTGGTGACTTTGCCTCTGCCGACACAAGTGGTCAGAGCTGCCAGATGAGGAGTGTGGGGCACACATGGTACGTGGTGGGCACTAGGCACTGGTTTGGGAAGAGAAGAGGGCTGGGCAGACTGGGAGAGCTGCGAGACAGTCTGTTGGCgctaagaaaaagaaaatgatttaaacatgaataatacatgtattatataGTTCCAATAGCTCCACTAATACCCTTTAacaattattgtgatattataaAATAGTGATCATCAACCAAACCACAATTCTGCATGAAGAAGTGCAGGAAAACTGACATCTAGAGTTGAGCATTTTCCTCATTTTGTGTAGAGCCCCGTGGTATATATAAATAGCATTAtacacacatttgacacatcATTCACGTAGCTGAGCAAGCTTCAACAGCAAGGCTTAGGTAAGACCGTTTCAGCACCAAGGACAGCGAAGATATAATAAACGCACGCGCTGAAGATTATCTCACCTCAGCTCTGTGTAATATGCACGAGCATCCCCGGTTTAATAAGCTTTATCAGCAGCATATGTCCCCTATGAAATGTGCAGGACGAAGAGAGCTACTTTCTCTAACCTGCACAAAACCACTGCACTGCTCAGTCTAAACGTCCACAAACCGAGCAAAATCAACATTTGAGCATTATGTTTAAATCAAGGTGATCGTTTTAACCTTGGATTTATTTCTTAAACAGCAGTTTCCAGGACCACTTGCGGTCAGGACACCGTTCCTACCTCCGAGCTGTCCGCCTCCGCCATCTTTCGCCGTAGCAGCAAACAACGTGACGAATGCCGGAGTCCCATGAGAGCCGGCGAGATTTCGAAATAAACTCTTTCAAGTGTCAGTTTCGCTCCCAAATATAGTATATAAAAACACGCACGGATCACAAAACAGTTCTGAATCCATAGGCAGATGTGTCAACCTTGATAAAATACAACTTAGTATAGAATAAAATGCGGCAAAAAGttgttaaataaatcaattttgcCAACTGACAGACTCTCCAATCGTCCATAATTGCAAAAGTGATGCCATTTTTCCCCTGCAGATTTTCAAAACGCAGTCTTGGAGCGCCAGTACGGAGAGGTTTTCTGTTGTGATCCTAGATGGAACCTACATCCATTAACAACCGAACGCACACTGTGAATGTAGGTGTCCGCTCAGAGACCACACTGCGCGCCTACCTGCTGCTCATCTCACACATAACATTATTCTGTCCAATACGCGCCCACAGCCAAATAAGGCATCCAGCTGTGCGCCACAAACCATGTACACCAAATTAGACTCTTGCAGAAGGATGAGCAACGTTaagaaacaattaaaaatgtttatattgtgtaGAAGGCGTGTAAATGTGACGGTACTACAAATCAGGCACACTTGTGTTGTGCGTAAATGTGGGAAAGAGCTGGTTAACAGTTTACAAAATCATAGTTTAAGCCTCTGTTTCTAGGTAGAATTGTGATATAGAGTTTGTTTACTAACTTGCCATAGCCACATATGCACATTATAGTTGTAGCCTATAGTTTTACTACActactattttatttaatgtattttagcaTTTAGTAAGTATATTCTATTATTTTGATTCAATGGTTAGATATAAGGATAATAGTTATACAGCTGCATATTCTTTGCATACTTTGTCCTGGTGTTCTTGTACTTGGCATTGCAACGCTGGAAATGTTTCACTCTGGGACCAATAAAAGTTCTCTTATCTTATGAAGATGAACAGATGAACAACAATCAACATAACTTTGGACTACACTCTAAATCTTGAGAGCCAAAATATGTAATAGAACCAAATAAATATCAGCAGATTTCAGTCACTCTTATTATAGATGAGTTTGAGACTTGCTTAAGAGCATGGGCCCACGCAGCACCCCTCTGTATACATGCATCCACTCACACCTCACACATGGGCTACACAAAAGCACCGTGGGTGTAATAGCAGCAAATAGATCATCATTATTATGCAATGATTATGATTGACTGAACttgtaaaaaagacaaaattgttAGAGAAATATATAATCAAATGTATTCATGTGTGTATTCCAATCTGACATGGTGTAACTTGCAAGGTTTGCGaggttggaaaaaaaacaaaaaaaaaaaaaaaaaggagacaCTTAATATAGACACGTAAGAATACCTCTTGCtcttttatctccatggaaactccACAGCTAAGCTTagtaacaatactttttttttttttttttttttacaatttcctTCTCTTGACTTCAATTCCACATTGTCAAAAACCTCCCATGGAGATCCCAGGATCATAAATGTTTCCTCTTGTTAATAGTAGACCTGATCATTTACTTTCCATATAGAAACAAGGAGTCAAATGCATTTGAAAGGAAGCATGGTCAAGTAAGAAAATTATTTCACTGGTGGTAATTTTGAAACTGTCCCCTGCAATCGTATTATATTATTCAAGAATAGAAACAAATGCTTAAGATTATCTGTTAATGCAATGTTTATTTCCAATTATTTCAATCAGTTTGATCTGGTTGTGGATCAACTTGCTTAAGATAGCTTATATACTTGTGTACCTTTTTCTGAGCTTAAATGTCTTGAGATTGTACAGTTCTTGTCTCTTTGTGGTGTGTTTTGCTCATGATATGGACTGAATGAGTTAATTAATGTGACTATATGCCTTGCCCTGCAGTCTCAGAAATAAATGCTTTGTTGAAGACGATACACCTATTGTTGTAGGGAGTTGTCCAATATTGATGCAGGTCAAGCAAAAGTACATGTTGAAGACCTAGTCATCTGTACAGTATCACAGTGGTTCTTCTGGTGCCCATGCAGGGGTAAAACACACatccacacccacacccccccccccccccccccccccccccccccccccccccccacacacacacacacacacacacacacaccccacacacaccacccacacacacacacaacatatagGCATTGTTCTACACCTTTTACATAactgtttggtttttttagTACTATGCACCATTATGCCCCAGCTTTCTAGGGCATAATGATGCATAGTTAGACATAATTTTAGTTCTGTTATAGACCAATTTGGTAAGTCCTGTTTTAGGATAAAAGCAGCACTGTCATATCTTAAACACacctccctccctttgcttACAGTGGACCATGAAAACCTAAATCATCATTCACACATCGCCTAAGTTAAAGTGCCAAAATGTCAGACACAGGTCAAGTAAAATGCAGATAACTGGCTCCTCTCAGCATcactcacacttcacacacGCCCATCTGCTGCGCGGATCACTAACTTCCTGGTAAATTAACGATTATTGCTGCTAACTTCACTTCCGCTTTCCACAAATGCCACAATGTAATGAGAagcaaaaatatgtaatttctTTTTCGGGCTTTGGAATAAATGTCCAGTAATGTAGgctgcaaaacacaaaaaacggTGTTGTCATCATGAAACCATTCAATGCCCATCAGATAGTTCATATTTTGCTACAGGCGGCTATAGGACCATTTACCTCGAACCTTGGATATTATGACGCACCTTAAAAGCAACCAAGCTGAGTTTGGTGAATGCAGTGTTAATTCCACAGTGTACTGAAAGGCACTGTCAAAGTAATGTCTTTGGGGGATTTTGTGGGCGCTACGTGGTTACATAGTAACCAAGACTGTGATAAATCTGCGCTGTGGTGTTCACTGCACTGATTGTAACCGCACGACCTGTTGAAAAGCACAGACGCAGAAGTTTACATTTACTGTCCAAGTAAACACTTACACttaagattaaaaaaagaagTATTCCTGGCCTATTATACAAATCCTGGCCTATTATTCCTGGCCTATTATACCTGAAACAGGTAATTTTGTGTTACGTGTAGAATTTCAGATGTCCGAGTGTTCTTGAAGGCGTCGTGCGCACCGACCTGCAGCTGGACTCGGCTAATCCCGATAGCTTGACTGGACGCATCGACTTTGGTATGTTGACTATTTCACGGATATAACCAATATCTATTTTTTTCTACTCTTTGAAAAGTCCGAAATTCTGAACAAGGTACAATTGCGCAAACTTTAGCGGCAGCTGCCATACAGATGGGAGGGGGTTATGTTTCATCTGGACAGTTCGTTCAGTAGCCTACCAACACCTGTTTAAAACAGCATGAGTTTTCCAGGCTATAGATGGCAGATTTTCCGAATCATGTAGCTTAATCAAGCAAGTAGCTTAATGCGATGAAAGACGCAGGCTAAATCTTAGCGATAATGTAGCCCCTAGTTAtaacactgctactactatagcCTGTTATACTCCACTAACTAATATGCTAGTACATTGCAGATGTCATAATTTGCATATGTGAATTTAGCTTTGGTGGAAAATTGCATTTTGATCTGTATAGATCAAATCTGTATCTGTTCATGCAGCTGCTCAACTAAATGACATATGATCCCCCTGTAGCCTACAAATGTCTATGTTAAGGTTGTGTAAGATAATAATAACGTGCCTCTTGGCACATTTGCTGTTTCAGAACTATactgaataaatcaacatgtctgCGGTTTACAAAGATGACCAGGAGGACTGGCTCACTGTGTGTCTCAAGTACTTGCTTTTTGTCTTCAACTTTCTCTTCTGGGTAAGTAATGAATACCTGATATTCTCTTCTCATGCTTTGCAacattggtttatttttttcttccaaagACATAAAGTAGCAAGGGTTATTGAGAATCACTAAAAGGTGGAGCAAATTATGAAAGAGAAAAGCCTGAGCTGTTAAGAGTTGGCACACTGCAAGTCATGGATTATTTAAGACTTATTTGTGTGGAAAACAGCGTATCTTTTCAATTTTCTGCCATCACTCTTCATGACGCAGCAGTTTTTGATTCTTACAAAAATGTGCATATAACAACGGCACATTTCAAGTTATAAATGTGACTCAATACCAATATTTTTATCTGATTTAATTTCCAGAGGAGGAACTAAGGAGGAACTTTAAGGCATTTCCTATTTGGCCATCTGTGAAAGTGATAAAGGAAAAGATTTGGACAAGACCCAGGGATGTTTGTTTGAACAAAGCTGCCCTGACTTGACCTCTGCTTTTACTGCTTTTCCTCTTCCTGCCCCTTGAATGATTGTGCTTCATATTGGTGGACTGTTGTACCCTGGCTGTATTAAAACACTACATGTGTCTTTCAGTTGGGGGGAGCTGCAGTTCTGGGTGTGGGAGTTTGGACTCTGATCGAGAAGAGCGACTACTTGAGTCTGCTGGCATCCAGTACTTTTGCAGTGTCAGCTTATATCCTGATCCTGGCAGGCAGTCTGGTGGTGCTCACTGGTTTCTTGGGCTGTTGTGCTGTGATCCGCGAACAGAAGAGCTGCCTCTCAACAGTAAGAAAAAGCTGAGTTTTCTAAGCAAAAGGCTCTCACTTTATGTTTGAATAAATGATTTACTTATATGTACTTATCAATGTGAGACTGGCTTTTCAGTGTGCttcttttattcacattttgccGTAAAAGTATGACCCTGACCCTGATGCTTGAAGACACACAGTGTAGTCACACAGGCAAAAGCCATGAACACTATCGCAGCAGAAGTTATTGATTGTGTTGAACTAAAAGGCAGATATTTTCCGAAGGTTTCAGTCTTCCCTCTCTTGCACtctcacaacaacaaaacatggaTCTCATCAATACTTTTTTGCTCTGTGGTTCATTGCTGGATCTTGATAAATGGCCCTGACAGGCCCCTCACTGTCCTCATTATTTTACTGAGACAGAGGCCTGTGGGAGAGAGGTAGCCTGTGCTGCTGCATGTCTATTTCTAGCTCTATCCGCCCCCTGTTGATGGATAGAGTCATAGGAAGCATAGGTGCTGCAGGAGTGGAAGGTGGCTCaacacagtttttgtttttaatatcaaACATTACTGCGTTGGATATATAGTTCAGTGAATAGAGAAATAATGAGATGTCAACTGTGGGTTTAACATGCAGAAGCAGTAAAGATAGAATTCTGTGTGGGCAGCTTTTCTCTACTTTGATACATGAGAATGGTTGCACATAACAAATATGCTTGCTGTGACAACCATTTAAACGTCATTGTATAAACATGAATTAAAAACAATTGATAAAAATAGCCTAATCATAACCTAATCATAAAAATTGTTGTAATGTTGTGTCTTTTACTCTTGACAGTATTTCTTCCTACTCCTGCTGATATTCCTTATTGAACTTGTGGCTGGAGTATTGGCTTATGTCTACTACCAAAGGGTAAATGTATAGTTGTGTAGTTGATGTTtgtcaaaacatttattttaacaatttaaaatgttccttTTAAATTTTAGCTAAGTGAAGAGTTAAAACAGCATCTTAGTCATACTATGACTGAAAACTATGCCCAACCAGAAAAGGATGCCATCACATTAGCTGTGGACAGACTGCAACAGGATGTAAGGGCCAATTATGGAACATATTTTCATGTAATTTAGTGTGCATGCTTTACTCTAATTGCTTACTCTTTTGTgttataacaaaaatgtatataactttattttaaaatattacagttcaaatgtTGTGGAAGTAACAACTCTCATGACTGGACCGTAAGTGCCTACATGCTGTCAAAAGAATCAGAAGGCAGAGTGGTGCCTGACAGCTGCTGTAAAACTATGACTCCTTTTTGTGGAAAAAGAGATCACCCCTCCAACATCTACAAAGTCGAGGTGCGTAGTAGACATCccttttattactattactatatgACTGAAGGAGTATGTGTAGTGTGACTCATGTTGGCATCATTATTCCTCAACTTTGATCCCACTGCAGGGAGGATGTATAACAAAGTTGGAGAAGTTTCTTGCAGATCATTTGTTGGTCATCGGAGCTGTGGGGATTGGAGTGGCTTGTCTGCAGGTAGGTAATAGTAAGAATATACATGAGTTAGAAGTGGtagatatataaaaaatgacatAGAAATTGTTGTATAATAAAggcaaaattacaatatataattagaaaataaataagcTAAATAAGGTTAAAATAAGGTTAAATAAGCTAATTAGTAATATGCACAATCAtcaaataattttcttttttttttttttaaacccaaaGTAGTGGaaaaatctaaactaaactaaatatagTATATAAATATACGACGGAGTAtgagggtcacttaaataaaaaaaattatgcggccgctacgagaaaaaagtcgtaatataacaagaaaaagtcgtaatattacgagaataaagttatatttttatgagagtataggctgctgtgaatgagtgaccaatgcgttatgcgttatggagaatttggagcattttgttcagataaactttcaactgggttttttgcacgatgaaatactgtgtcttttagcccaccaccaccacactatcatcaatataagtactttgaagggacactgcaagcatttgagtttgtttagtcagaGGAACtagacag contains:
- the prmt8b gene encoding protein arginine N-methyltransferase 8-B — encoded protein: MGLRHSSRCLLLRRKMAEADSSERQQTVSQLSQSAQPSSLPKPVPSAHHVPCVPHTPHLAALTTCVGRGKVTKFISPEEMTSRDYYFDSYAHFGIHEEMLKDEVRTLTYRNAMYHNKHVFKDKIVLDVGSGTGILSMFAANAGAKHVYGIECSSISEYSEKIIKSNHLHNVITIFKGKVEEVELPVDKVDIIISEWMGYCLFYESMLNTVIFARDKWLKPGGLMFPDRAALYVVAIEDRQYKDYKIHWWENVYGFDMSCIRNVAIKEPLVDVVDPKQIVTNSCLLKEVDVYTVKLEDLSFTSAFCLQIQRNDYVHALVTYFNIEFTKCHKKTGFCTAPDAPSTHWKQTVFYLEDYLTVKKGEEIFGSITVRPNEKNVRDLEFTLELDFKGQLCEAAISHDYKMR
- the tspan11 gene encoding tetraspanin-11 isoform X2, with translation MSAVYKDDQEDWLTVCLKYLLFVFNFLFWLGGAAVLGVGVWTLIEKSDYLSLLASSTFAVSAYILILAGSLVVLTGFLGCCAVIREQKSCLSTYFFLLLLIFLIELVAGVLAYVYYQRLSEELKQHLSHTMTENYAQPEKDAITLAVDRLQQDFKCCGSNNSHDWTVSAYMLSKESEGRVVPDSCCKTMTPFCGKRDHPSNIYKVEGGCITKLEKFLADHLLVIGAVGIGVACLQICGMVLTCCLYKRIKMEPY
- the tspan11 gene encoding tetraspanin-11 isoform X1, giving the protein MSAVYKDDQEDWLTVCLKYLLFVFNFLFWLGGAAVLGVGVWTLIEKSDYLSLLASSTFAVSAYILILAGSLVVLTGFLGCCAVIREQKSCLSTYFFLLLLIFLIELVAGVLAYVYYQRLSEELKQHLSHTMTENYAQPEKDAITLAVDRLQQDFKCCGSNNSHDWTVSAYMLSKESEGRVVPDSCCKTMTPFCGKRDHPSNIYKVEGGCITKLEKFLADHLLVIGAVGIGVACLQLAGALLTACFIYLLYKEEEEDFNTL